In Halodesulfovibrio sp., the following are encoded in one genomic region:
- a CDS encoding calcium-binding protein, translating to MSTIKRGTSGDDEIIIETGTGVVFGGGGNDTIDGTNSSMLIAHGEDGEDIITGGRYNDFINGGNGNDTINTGDGYDIVYGGKGNDTITATYRDNNIYGGTGNDDITAGGGADTIDGGDGNDIIKAGDGSNTITGGKGDDVIYGGSNTDTYTFNIGDGHDTIYENTKNVSASGYSSDEIIFGAGISKEDLVFTIDGDDWLITFKNNSDDSIRIKNVMTQNYSGIDYLKFIDNSRVSTSSIEFSSNSHTEEADTIDMSDFVKPATINASEGDDSITTPKNRTTVFGGNGNDVITATYGNNTIYGEDGDDTITGMYSDYISGGTGNDTIITGNGNNTVYGGTGSDTITTASGSNKIYGEEGNDNITAGGDADTIDGGAGNDTIKAGDGSNTITGGQGDDVIYGGSNTDTYIFNIGDGHDTIYDNAQNKSASGYSSDEIIFGGGISKEDLVFTVDGNDWVITFKNSSNDSIRIKNVMTQYYSGIDYLKFADGSRFSTSSIQFNLHNLTEETDTIDMSDFVMPTTVNALGGNDSITTGKEKTTVFGGSGSDTITSSYGELIAYGEDGDDTITGNRYADSISGGDGNDTINAGGGNDTVYGGAGNDTITATYGDNKIYGDKGDDNITAGSGADTLDGGDGNDTIKAGDGNNTITGGKGDDVIYGGSNADTYIFNIGDGHDTIYDNAQNKSASGYSSDEIIFGEGISKDDLVFTVDGNDWLITFKNSSNDSIRIKNVMTQYYSGIDSLKFTDGSRINPYSIQFNVSSLTEETDTLDMSDSVAPATVNALGGNDSIITGRHRTTVFGGSGNDTITSSYGEIIAYGEDGDDTITAEDRNDYINGGEGNDIINAGGGSDTVYGGTGNDTITATYGDNKIYGDKGDDNITTGNNADTIYGGDGKDTIKAGDGNNTITGGKGDDVIYGGSNADTYIFNIGDGHDTIYDNTQNKPASGYSSDEIIFGEGIFKDDLVFAVDGNDWLITFKNNSNDSIRIKNVMPQHYSGIDYLKFADGSEVATSSIRFNLNNLTEETDTIDMSDFVMPTTVNALGGNDSITTGKGKTTIFGGSGNDTITSSYGEIIAYGEDGDDTINAKNYNDYINGGEGNDTINAGGGNDTVYGGAGNDTITATYGDNKIYGDKGDDNITTGSNADTIDGGAGNDIIKAGSGNNTITGGQGDDTIYGGSDADTYTFNIGDGHDTIYDNDQNVSASGYASDEITFGNGISKDDLVFTVDGNDWLITFKNSSSDSIRVKNVMTQSYTGIDYLKFADGSRFSTSSIQFNLSSLTEETDVVDMSNFVKPTTVNALGGNDSITTGKGKTTVFGGSGNDTIASSYGEIIAYGEDGDDTINAENYSDYISGGEGNDTINAGGGNDTDYGGAGNDTITATYGDNKIYGDKGDDSITTGSNADTIYGGAGKDTIKAGDGNNTITGGQGDDVIYGGSNADTYIFNIGDGHDTIYDNIAGSTASGYTSDKIIFGDEISKEDLIFTVDGNDWLITFKNSSSDSIRVKNVMTQRYSGIDYLEFADGSGIATSSIQFNLGNLTEETNSIDMSDFVMPVTVKALDGNDSITTGKGKTTVFGGKGDDTITSSYGEIVAYGEDGDDTINAANYSDYISGGEGNDTINAGGGSNTVYGGTGNDIITATCGNNKMYGEEGDDNITTGSSNDTIDGGDGKDIIKAGDGNNTITGGQGDDVIYGGSNTDIYLFNIGDGHDTIYDNVDENINTFFRNDVIRFGKGITSDDVIIAQDGTDKIITFRNSSSDSLRIKNISNNNLRLEYYSSNSHYKYIDGTNANDTITAGDENDTITAGDGDDIITIGAGRDTVAGGRGNDTIYSENGGDKYIFNVGDGHDTIYQNAQSYNDELVFGDGIVANDLIFTADGNDLLITFKNNTGDSIRFKNVMSLPQHTLNYLRFNDKTTLAVSDIQFNLNHLTEGADTFDVSDIKKPLTIHALGGNDVIKTGDGKTTVYGGTGGDTISAKGQLVAYGEDGDDELNGSRYTDTLFGGKGNDTINAGTGHNKVYGGDGEDTITAGDGNDTIQGGDGND from the coding sequence ATGAGTACCATAAAACGCGGCACGTCTGGTGACGACGAAATTATTATAGAAACAGGTACTGGAGTCGTCTTCGGAGGAGGCGGCAATGACACTATAGATGGAACTAACAGCAGCATGCTTATAGCCCACGGTGAAGATGGCGAAGACATCATTACTGGTGGACGTTACAATGACTTTATTAATGGTGGCAATGGAAATGACACTATTAATACAGGAGACGGATACGATATTGTTTATGGCGGAAAAGGGAATGACACCATTACTGCCACGTATAGGGATAATAATATTTATGGAGGAACAGGTAACGATGATATCACTGCTGGTGGCGGTGCTGATACTATAGACGGTGGTGACGGAAACGACATCATTAAAGCTGGAGATGGCAGTAACACCATTACTGGTGGAAAAGGGGATGACGTCATCTATGGTGGAAGTAATACAGACACATACACTTTCAACATTGGAGACGGGCACGACACCATTTACGAAAACACTAAAAATGTATCTGCATCAGGATATTCTAGTGACGAAATCATCTTCGGTGCCGGAATTTCTAAAGAAGACCTTGTCTTCACAATAGATGGTGATGATTGGCTCATTACATTCAAAAATAACTCAGATGATTCAATCCGAATTAAAAACGTAATGACCCAAAACTATTCTGGAATTGATTATCTTAAATTCATAGATAACTCTAGAGTCAGCACCTCTTCAATTGAGTTTAGCTCAAACAGCCATACTGAAGAGGCTGATACAATTGATATGTCTGATTTTGTCAAGCCTGCAACGATTAATGCTTCGGAAGGTGATGACTCCATTACAACCCCTAAAAACAGAACAACCGTTTTTGGTGGAAATGGCAATGACGTCATCACTGCTACTTATGGCAACAACACAATTTATGGCGAAGATGGTGACGACACAATCACTGGCATGTACTCTGATTACATCAGTGGCGGCACTGGGAATGATACTATCATTACAGGAAACGGAAACAACACAGTCTATGGCGGAACTGGTTCCGACACCATTACTACCGCGAGTGGTAGTAATAAAATCTATGGTGAAGAAGGTAACGACAACATCACTGCTGGTGGCGATGCTGACACCATAGACGGCGGTGCCGGAAACGATACCATTAAAGCTGGAGATGGAAGTAACACCATAACAGGTGGACAAGGAGATGACGTCATCTATGGCGGAAGTAATACTGACACCTACATATTCAACATTGGAGACGGACACGACACGATTTATGACAATGCCCAAAACAAGTCTGCGTCAGGATACTCTAGCGATGAAATTATCTTTGGTGGCGGTATCTCTAAAGAAGACCTTGTTTTCACAGTAGATGGAAACGACTGGGTCATTACGTTCAAAAACAGCTCAAATGATTCAATTCGAATTAAGAACGTAATGACCCAGTACTATAGTGGAATTGATTATCTCAAATTTGCAGACGGCTCTAGGTTCTCCACATCTTCAATTCAATTTAATTTGCATAACCTTACTGAAGAAACTGATACGATCGACATGTCTGATTTTGTCATGCCGACAACCGTTAATGCGCTGGGTGGTAACGACTCCATCACAACAGGCAAAGAAAAGACAACAGTCTTTGGCGGAAGCGGCAGTGATACCATCACCAGTTCTTACGGCGAGCTTATTGCCTATGGTGAAGATGGTGACGACACTATTACTGGTAATAGATACGCAGATTCCATCAGTGGTGGCGATGGAAACGATACTATCAACGCAGGCGGCGGAAACGATACAGTTTATGGCGGAGCAGGTAATGACACCATTACTGCCACGTATGGTGACAACAAAATTTATGGTGATAAAGGTGACGACAATATCACTGCTGGTAGCGGTGCTGACACCTTAGATGGTGGCGACGGAAACGACACGATCAAAGCTGGAGATGGCAACAACACCATAACAGGTGGAAAAGGAGATGATGTCATCTATGGCGGAAGCAATGCTGACACATACATCTTCAACATTGGAGACGGGCACGACACGATTTACGACAATGCCCAAAACAAGTCTGCGTCAGGATACTCTAGCGATGAAATTATCTTTGGTGAAGGTATTTCTAAGGATGACCTTGTTTTCACAGTAGATGGAAACGACTGGCTCATTACGTTTAAAAATAGCTCAAATGATTCAATTCGAATTAAGAACGTAATGACCCAGTACTATAGTGGAATTGATTCTCTCAAATTTACAGACGGCTCAAGAATCAACCCGTATTCAATTCAATTTAACGTAAGTAGCCTTACTGAAGAAACTGATACGCTTGACATGTCTGATTCTGTCGCGCCCGCAACCGTTAACGCACTCGGCGGTAACGATTCCATTATAACAGGTAGACACAGAACCACTGTATTCGGTGGAAGTGGCAATGACACCATCACCAGTTCTTACGGCGAGATTATTGCTTATGGTGAAGATGGTGACGATACTATTACTGCGGAAGATCGCAACGATTACATCAATGGTGGCGAAGGAAACGATATCATCAATGCAGGCGGCGGAAGCGATACCGTTTATGGTGGAACAGGTAATGACACCATTACTGCCACGTATGGTGACAACAAAATTTATGGTGATAAAGGTGACGACAATATCACTACAGGCAACAACGCTGACACTATCTACGGCGGTGACGGAAAAGACACGATCAAAGCTGGAGATGGCAACAACACCATAACAGGTGGAAAAGGAGATGATGTCATCTATGGCGGAAGTAATGCTGACACCTACATCTTCAACATTGGAGACGGACACGACACGATTTATGACAATACCCAAAACAAGCCTGCGTCAGGATACTCTAGCGATGAAATTATCTTTGGTGAAGGTATTTTTAAGGATGACCTTGTTTTCGCTGTAGATGGAAACGACTGGCTCATTACGTTCAAAAACAACTCAAATGATTCAATTCGAATTAAGAACGTAATGCCCCAGCACTATAGTGGAATTGATTATCTCAAATTTGCAGACGGTTCTGAAGTCGCCACATCTTCAATTCGATTTAATTTGAACAACCTTACTGAAGAAACTGATACGATCGACATGTCTGATTTTGTCATGCCGACAACCGTTAATGCATTGGGCGGCAACGACTCCATCACCACAGGCAAAGGAAAGACAACAATCTTCGGTGGAAGTGGCAATGACACCATCACCAGTTCTTACGGTGAAATTATTGCTTATGGCGAAGATGGTGACGACACTATCAACGCTAAAAACTACAACGATTATATCAATGGTGGCGAAGGAAACGATACCATCAATGCCGGAGGCGGAAACGATACCGTTTATGGTGGAGCAGGTAATGACACCATTACTGCCACGTATGGTGACAACAAAATTTATGGTGATAAAGGTGACGACAATATCACTACAGGCAGCAACGCTGACACCATAGACGGTGGTGCCGGAAACGATATTATTAAAGCTGGAAGTGGCAACAACACTATAACAGGTGGACAAGGAGATGATACCATCTATGGAGGAAGTGATGCTGACACCTACACCTTCAACATTGGAGATGGGCACGATACCATTTATGACAATGATCAAAATGTGTCTGCGTCAGGATACGCTAGTGATGAAATTACCTTTGGCAACGGAATCTCTAAGGATGACCTTGTTTTCACAGTAGATGGAAACGACTGGCTTATTACGTTTAAAAATAGCTCTAGTGATTCAATTCGAGTCAAAAACGTAATGACACAGAGCTATACTGGAATTGATTATCTCAAATTTGCAGACGGCTCTAGATTCTCCACGTCTTCAATTCAATTTAATTTAAGTAGCCTTACTGAAGAAACTGATGTTGTCGACATGTCGAATTTCGTCAAGCCAACAACTGTTAACGCATTAGGTGGCAACGACTCCATCACAACTGGTAAAGGAAAGACAACTGTCTTCGGCGGAAGTGGCAATGACACCATTGCTAGTTCTTACGGCGAGATTATTGCTTATGGCGAAGACGGCGATGATACTATCAATGCTGAAAACTACAGCGATTATATCAGTGGTGGCGAAGGAAACGATACCATCAATGCCGGAGGCGGAAACGATACCGATTATGGTGGAGCAGGTAATGATACCATCACTGCCACGTATGGTGATAACAAAATTTATGGTGATAAAGGTGACGACAGTATCACTACAGGCAGCAACGCTGACACGATTTACGGCGGTGCCGGAAAAGACACGATTAAAGCTGGAGATGGCAACAACACTATAACAGGTGGACAAGGCGATGATGTAATTTATGGCGGAAGTAATGCTGACACCTACATCTTTAACATTGGAGACGGACACGACACTATATATGATAATATTGCAGGAAGTACTGCATCTGGATATACTAGTGATAAAATTATCTTTGGTGACGAGATCTCTAAAGAAGACCTTATTTTCACAGTAGATGGAAACGACTGGCTTATTACGTTTAAAAATAGCTCTAGTGATTCAATTCGAGTCAAAAACGTAATGACACAGAGATATAGTGGAATTGATTATCTCGAATTTGCAGATGGTTCTGGAATCGCCACATCTTCAATTCAATTTAATTTGGGTAATCTTACTGAAGAAACTAATTCAATCGACATGTCAGATTTTGTCATGCCGGTTACTGTTAAAGCTTTAGACGGCAACGACTCCATCACAACTGGTAAAGGAAAGACTACAGTCTTTGGCGGAAAAGGCGATGACACCATTACTAGTTCTTACGGTGAGATTGTTGCTTATGGCGAAGACGGCGATGACACTATCAATGCTGCAAACTACAGCGATTATATTAGTGGTGGCGAAGGAAACGATACCATCAATGCCGGAGGCGGAAGCAATACTGTTTATGGTGGAACAGGCAATGACATCATTACTGCTACTTGCGGCAACAATAAAATGTATGGTGAAGAAGGCGACGACAATATCACCACTGGCAGCAGCAATGACACTATCGACGGCGGCGACGGAAAAGACATCATCAAAGCTGGAGACGGCAACAACACCATAACTGGTGGGCAAGGAGATGATGTAATCTATGGTGGAAGCAATACTGACATCTATCTCTTCAACATTGGAGATGGACACGATACAATTTATGACAACGTTGACGAAAACATTAACACTTTCTTCCGCAATGACGTAATAAGATTTGGCAAAGGAATTACAAGCGATGATGTAATCATTGCTCAAGATGGTACAGATAAAATCATTACGTTTAGAAATAGTTCTTCTGACTCACTTCGTATTAAAAATATCTCCAATAATAATCTTAGACTCGAATATTATTCGTCAAATAGCCATTACAAGTACATAGATGGAACAAATGCTAACGACACCATCACTGCTGGTGATGAGAATGATACCATCACTGCTGGTGATGGCGACGACATCATCACTATAGGGGCTGGTCGTGACACTGTAGCTGGCGGACGTGGAAATGACACTATCTACAGTGAAAATGGTGGCGACAAATACATATTTAATGTTGGCGATGGGCACGACACAATCTATCAAAACGCACAATCATATAACGACGAGCTTGTTTTTGGAGACGGTATTGTAGCTAACGATCTTATCTTCACCGCCGACGGAAATGATTTACTCATTACCTTCAAAAATAACACTGGTGATTCAATACGTTTCAAAAACGTAATGTCACTTCCACAACACACATTAAACTATCTGCGTTTTAACGACAAAACAACTCTTGCTGTATCTGATATTCAATTTAACTTGAACCATCTTACCGAAGGTGCTGACACCTTTGATGTATCAGACATTAAAAAACCTCTCACTATCCATGCCCTTGGCGGCAATGATGTCATCAAAACTGGAGACGGCAAAACTACTGTATATGGTGGTACTGGTGGTGACACAATCTCTGCTAAAGGACAGTTGGTTGCATACGGTGAAGATGGAGACGATGAACTCAATGGTTCAAGGTATACTGATACCTTGTTTGGAGGTAAAGGAAACGACACCATTAACGCAGGAACCGGCCATAACAAAGTGTATGGTGGAGATGGCGAAGACACAATAACAGCAGGCGATGGCAACGACACTATTCAAGGTGGCGATGGCAACGACA
- the uvrA gene encoding excinuclease ABC subunit UvrA, translating into MTKDNVIHIEGARQHNLKDLTLDIPRDELVVVCGPSGSGKSTLAFDLVYAEGQRRYVESLSAYARQFLPQMDKPDVDKIEGLSPAISLEQTASTRNPRSTVGTVTEIYDFLRVFYARLGTMYCPKCNKPIAARAADEIINEILELEAGTKFIVLAPLVEHQKGTHADRFKKMKAQGFVRVRINGQMHTIDDAPELEKNKKHTIDLVIDRLVIKEGLRGRLADSVELALKYGEGRLIVSVVGGEDKILSTESVCPTCKISLPRLSPQLFSFNSPQGACSRCSGIGSVDYFEPNLLAPNKGLSLKSGGLLPWKNPKVMERYADDLKALGKKNGFALDTPFSEFSPKAWKALFQGQGDWPGVVALLDRGMQFGHAWRDELSRYRQSRPCPVCDGARLKKESLSVRVGEHSIHGFCSLSIWRALEWLQQQSFSESQMVVAEPLLKELTHRLGFMVNVGLDYISLSRNMSTLSGGEAQRIRLASQLGSGLVGVTYVLDEPSIGLHPKDNVRLINTLRSLQKRGNTVLVVEHDEATMREADTLIELGPGSGMLGGEIMFNGSVDSMLNGADTLTAKYLRGEMVIDVPEERRVAERDLILQGVTTNNLQNLNVKFPLGTLTCVTGPSGSGKSSLVVDSLYKHIALSKSIKVDNPGQIKGIAGLEEVERIVSIDQTPIGRTPRSNPATYTKIFDEIRNIFAMTPDAKKRGYKPGRFSFNVRGGRCEACSGDGQIRVEMHFLPDVYVTCDVCGGKRYSHETLEVRYKDKNIADVLNMTVRQAKAFFENHPTLKRRLSVLEDVGLEYIRLGQPATTLSGGEAQRIKISRELGKRNLPGTLYILDEPTTGLHMHEVGKLIRVLQKLVDKGATVVVIEHNTDVIMAADYVIDLGPGGGENGGRVVSAGTPEEIINDTNSVTGAYLVAEQAVRKSS; encoded by the coding sequence ATGACCAAAGATAATGTGATCCATATTGAAGGTGCCCGCCAACATAACTTGAAAGATCTTACTCTCGATATTCCGAGAGACGAACTTGTAGTTGTGTGCGGTCCATCCGGTTCCGGTAAATCCACACTTGCGTTCGACCTTGTGTATGCAGAAGGACAACGCCGCTATGTGGAATCACTTTCCGCATACGCACGTCAATTTTTGCCACAAATGGATAAGCCGGATGTGGACAAAATTGAGGGGCTTTCTCCTGCTATTTCTTTGGAGCAAACAGCGTCTACCCGAAATCCGCGCTCTACAGTGGGAACGGTAACTGAAATATATGACTTTTTACGTGTCTTTTATGCTCGCCTTGGGACAATGTACTGTCCGAAATGCAACAAACCTATTGCGGCGCGCGCTGCTGATGAAATTATTAACGAAATTTTAGAGCTTGAAGCCGGTACTAAATTTATAGTGCTGGCTCCACTTGTTGAGCATCAAAAAGGTACTCATGCCGACAGATTCAAAAAGATGAAGGCGCAGGGCTTTGTGCGTGTACGCATTAATGGGCAAATGCATACCATTGATGATGCACCTGAGCTTGAAAAGAATAAAAAGCATACAATTGATCTTGTTATTGATCGTCTTGTCATTAAAGAAGGACTGCGGGGGCGCTTGGCGGATTCCGTTGAGCTCGCACTCAAGTATGGTGAAGGGCGGTTGATTGTTTCTGTTGTAGGGGGTGAAGATAAAATCCTTTCGACAGAATCCGTCTGTCCGACCTGTAAAATCAGTTTGCCGCGTCTTTCACCTCAGCTTTTTTCATTTAACAGCCCGCAGGGAGCATGTTCCCGCTGTTCCGGTATTGGTTCCGTAGATTATTTTGAACCAAACTTACTTGCACCAAACAAAGGGCTTTCGCTTAAATCCGGCGGTTTGCTTCCATGGAAAAATCCAAAAGTAATGGAACGCTATGCGGATGACTTGAAAGCGTTGGGCAAGAAAAACGGTTTTGCGCTGGACACTCCTTTTTCAGAATTTTCCCCAAAAGCATGGAAAGCTCTTTTCCAAGGACAAGGCGATTGGCCGGGGGTAGTGGCATTGCTCGATCGCGGTATGCAGTTTGGTCATGCTTGGCGTGATGAACTCTCCCGTTACAGGCAAAGCCGCCCATGTCCTGTGTGTGACGGTGCGCGATTAAAAAAAGAATCGTTGTCTGTCCGAGTTGGCGAACATTCAATCCACGGATTTTGTTCCCTTTCTATTTGGCGTGCTCTCGAATGGTTGCAGCAGCAGAGCTTTTCTGAGTCACAAATGGTGGTTGCAGAGCCGTTGTTGAAAGAACTGACACATCGTCTCGGCTTTATGGTGAATGTCGGGCTGGATTATATTTCCCTCAGCAGGAATATGTCGACGTTGTCAGGCGGCGAAGCGCAACGCATCCGTCTTGCTTCTCAGCTCGGCTCCGGTCTTGTCGGGGTAACGTATGTTTTGGATGAGCCATCCATCGGTTTGCATCCAAAAGATAATGTCCGTCTTATTAATACACTTCGTAGCTTGCAAAAGCGCGGTAATACCGTGCTGGTTGTTGAGCATGATGAAGCTACCATGCGTGAAGCGGATACTCTAATCGAGCTTGGACCCGGTTCTGGCATGTTGGGCGGCGAGATTATGTTTAATGGTTCTGTGGACTCTATGCTTAATGGAGCAGATACACTTACTGCAAAATACCTGCGTGGCGAGATGGTTATTGACGTTCCAGAAGAGAGAAGAGTGGCGGAACGTGATTTGATCTTGCAAGGTGTTACTACAAATAACTTGCAGAATTTAAATGTGAAGTTTCCGCTTGGAACATTAACTTGCGTTACTGGACCTTCCGGTTCTGGTAAAAGCTCGTTGGTTGTAGATTCTTTGTACAAGCATATTGCGCTGTCAAAATCTATCAAGGTTGACAACCCCGGTCAGATAAAGGGCATCGCGGGCTTGGAAGAAGTTGAGCGCATTGTTTCCATCGACCAGACTCCAATTGGACGTACTCCTCGCTCCAACCCTGCGACATACACCAAAATATTCGATGAAATTCGAAATATATTTGCAATGACACCGGATGCGAAAAAGCGTGGCTATAAACCGGGGCGCTTTAGTTTTAACGTACGTGGTGGTCGTTGTGAGGCGTGTAGCGGTGATGGGCAAATTCGTGTTGAAATGCACTTCCTTCCCGATGTGTATGTGACCTGTGATGTCTGCGGCGGCAAGCGTTACAGTCATGAAACTCTTGAAGTTCGATATAAAGATAAAAACATTGCCGATGTGCTGAACATGACAGTACGTCAGGCAAAAGCGTTTTTTGAAAACCATCCTACGCTTAAACGTCGCCTGTCCGTTCTTGAGGATGTAGGGCTTGAATATATCCGCCTTGGACAGCCTGCGACAACCCTTTCCGGTGGTGAAGCTCAGCGTATCAAGATCTCCCGTGAGCTTGGCAAGCGTAATCTTCCAGGGACATTATATATATTGGATGAGCCGACAACTGGATTGCATATGCACGAAGTGGGTAAACTTATCAGAGTATTGCAAAAACTTGTTGATAAGGGAGCAACTGTTGTTGTTATTGAACATAATACTGATGTTATCATGGCAGCTGACTACGTCATTGATCTTGGTCCCGGCGGCGGAGAAAATGGCGGACGCGTAGTATCTGCGGGTACTCCAGAGGAAATTATCAACGACACCAACTCTGTCACCGGTGCATATTTAGTTGCAGAGCAAGCAGTTAGGAAGAGTTCATAG
- a CDS encoding NYN domain-containing protein, translating to MDRRSFRNQYGFEEVYSALFVDFDNIFTRLEEIEPAAAHVFATNPQRWLKWLETHAVRMLYGDGVRRRILMRCCYLNPHCYHQYRPFFIRAAFNVIDCPPLTNQGKTSADIHLVMDAMDTLSHKTHFDEFIILSGDADFTPLLIRLQEHARRTLVLSVGYASPAYTAASSWRIREDWFVQQALDEKGFDDYPVSTQSSEEDEEDDNADVLLRGADVVKSMVQDSSSPVPLAQLSHNLQKELDAGHDWFGYGRFREFLEALELDELEISNVVPGYVYDPGRHDEPEETSVRAEFKTQHPELFEFALRVHRLTDVPLLMPAHYSQLLQFIVDEVNENGFFLTNTSRNVRDKCVEAGVPVGRAHVNFVLVGISRGGYPLSEQGDHVLLREVKKAFMRNVRDLCNRTQFDLRAEEIRLMFEWMSFNVDEE from the coding sequence ATGGATCGAAGAAGTTTTCGAAATCAGTATGGATTTGAGGAGGTGTATAGCGCTTTATTTGTCGATTTTGACAATATATTTACGCGCTTGGAAGAGATAGAGCCCGCAGCCGCTCATGTGTTTGCAACCAATCCGCAGCGTTGGCTTAAGTGGTTGGAAACACATGCAGTACGTATGTTGTACGGTGATGGAGTTCGTCGTCGTATTTTAATGCGTTGCTGTTATCTTAACCCGCACTGTTACCATCAATACAGACCCTTTTTTATCCGTGCAGCATTTAACGTGATTGATTGTCCGCCTCTTACTAATCAAGGTAAGACAAGTGCAGATATTCATCTTGTTATGGATGCAATGGATACTCTGAGCCACAAAACACATTTTGACGAATTTATTATACTATCCGGTGATGCGGATTTTACACCGCTTCTGATTAGATTACAGGAGCATGCGCGTCGAACTTTAGTGCTTTCCGTGGGCTATGCATCGCCCGCTTACACAGCAGCAAGTTCATGGCGTATCCGTGAAGACTGGTTTGTGCAGCAGGCGCTCGATGAAAAAGGGTTTGACGACTATCCGGTATCAACTCAGTCTTCTGAAGAGGACGAGGAAGACGACAATGCAGACGTTTTGCTCCGTGGAGCAGATGTTGTAAAAAGTATGGTTCAGGATTCATCATCTCCAGTGCCGCTCGCACAGTTGTCGCATAATCTTCAAAAAGAACTGGACGCAGGGCATGATTGGTTCGGTTACGGAAGATTCCGCGAATTTTTAGAGGCGCTTGAGCTTGATGAATTGGAGATTTCCAATGTTGTTCCGGGATATGTGTATGATCCGGGACGGCATGATGAACCGGAAGAAACAAGTGTCAGGGCAGAATTTAAAACACAGCACCCAGAACTTTTTGAATTTGCACTTAGAGTGCATCGGTTGACAGATGTTCCTTTGCTGATGCCTGCACACTACAGTCAGCTACTGCAATTTATTGTTGATGAGGTAAATGAGAACGGCTTTTTCCTCACAAATACATCGCGCAACGTGCGTGACAAATGCGTAGAAGCTGGTGTGCCGGTTGGCAGGGCGCATGTTAACTTTGTTCTTGTTGGCATCTCACGTGGTGGCTATCCGTTGTCTGAGCAAGGCGACCATGTCCTTCTTCGTGAGGTTAAAAAAGCCTTTATGCGTAATGTAAGGGACTTATGCAATCGAACACAGTTCGATTTGCGTGCTGAAGAAATCAGATTAATGTTTGAATGGATGTCCTTCAACGTAGATGAAGAATAA
- the msrA gene encoding peptide-methionine (S)-S-oxide reductase MsrA, producing the protein MFRCKTVILALLLVGTMLSFSTQASAETKATAVFAGGCFWCMQPAFDKVPGVLDTVVGYTGGTTANPTYEQVGTGTTGHFEAIKVEYDPEKVTYKTLLDVFWHNIDPFDTKGQFCDVGSTYRSAIFYENPSQEKLAIASKKEVEQRFKQSAATKILKANQFWAAEDYHQDYYTKNPVRYKFYRYRCGRDARLKDVWGSEYQHAK; encoded by the coding sequence ATGTTTCGATGCAAAACTGTAATTTTAGCACTATTACTGGTGGGCACTATGCTAAGTTTTTCTACACAAGCCAGTGCTGAAACCAAAGCTACCGCTGTTTTTGCAGGAGGTTGCTTCTGGTGTATGCAGCCTGCTTTTGACAAAGTTCCCGGTGTACTGGATACCGTTGTAGGTTACACAGGCGGTACCACAGCAAACCCTACTTATGAACAAGTAGGCACAGGCACTACTGGACATTTTGAAGCGATAAAAGTCGAATATGACCCTGAAAAAGTTACATATAAAACACTGCTAGATGTTTTTTGGCATAATATAGACCCGTTTGACACAAAGGGACAGTTCTGTGACGTCGGTTCAACATATCGCAGTGCAATTTTTTATGAAAACCCTTCACAGGAGAAACTGGCGATTGCCAGTAAAAAAGAAGTAGAACAGCGTTTCAAACAAAGTGCCGCAACCAAAATTCTCAAAGCAAATCAATTCTGGGCTGCGGAAGACTATCATCAGGACTACTACACTAAAAATCCTGTACGCTATAAATTCTACAGGTATCGCTGCGGCAGAGATGCCCGCCTCAAAGATGTCTGGGGAAGCGAATACCAACACGCTAAATAA